One part of the Malus sylvestris chromosome 2, drMalSylv7.2, whole genome shotgun sequence genome encodes these proteins:
- the LOC126608262 gene encoding pectinesterase/pectinesterase inhibitor PPE8B gives MASGKLLFFIVLLCVCCKSRIPFASCSFTDDIQSECLKVPASEFAGSLRDTIDAVQQVVTILSQFANAFSDFRLANAISDCLDLLDFSADELNWSLSASQNQKGKSNSTGKLSSDLRTWLSAALVNQDTCGDGFEGTNSIVKGLVSTGLNQVTSLVQDLLTQVHPNSDHQGPNGQIPTWVKTEDRKLLQADGVNVDAVVAQDGTGNFTNVMDAVLAAPDYSMSRYVIYIKRGTYKENVEIKKKKWNLMMIGDGMDATIISGNRSYIDGWTTFRSATFAVSGRGFIARDITFENTAGPQKHQAVALRSDSDLSVFYRCEIRGYQDTLYAHTMRQFYRDCKISGTVDFIFGDATVVFQNCQILAKKGLPNQKNSVTAQGRKDPNEPTGISIQFCNITADADLLPFVNSTFTYLGRPWKLYSRTVIMQSFLSNAVRPEGWLEWNADFALSTLSYGEYMNYGPGAGLGSRIKWPGYRVFNESTQVMNYTVAQFIEGNLWLPPTGVKYTAGFGA, from the exons atGGCTTCTGGGAAACTGCTTTTTTTTATAGTCTTATTGTGTGTCTGCTGCAAAAGCAGAATCCCTTTCGCTAGCTGCAGCTTCACAGATGACATACAGTCAGAGTGCTTGAAAGTGCCTGCATCCGAATTTGCAGGCTCGTTGAGGGACACCATTGATGCTGTGCAGCAAGTGGTCACCATACTCTCTCAGTTTGCAAATGCTTTCAGCGATTTTCGCCTTGCCAACGCCATTTCCGACTGCCTTGATTTGCTTGACTTCTCTGCTGATGAGTTGAACTGGTCCCTTTCTGCTTCCCAGAACCAGAAAG gcaAAAGTAACAGCACAGGGAAACTAAGTTCTGATCTGAGGACATGGTTGAGCGCTGCACTAGTTAACCAGGACACATGCGGTGACGGGTTTGAAGGCACCAACAGCATTGTCAAGGGGTTGGTCTCAACTGGCCTCAACCAAGTTACCTCCTTAGTCCAAGACCTCCTCACTCAAGTGCACCCGAATTCCGATCACCAGGGTCCTAACGGTCAAATCCCAACGTGGGTTAAAACCGAAGATCGAAAACTTCTACAAGCCGACGGTGTCAATGTGGATGCAGTTGTAGCCCAAGATGGTACCGGGAATTTCACAAATGTGATGGATGCCGTGTTAGCAGCGCCGGATTACAGCATGAGCCGCTACGTAATATACATCAAGAGAGGCACATATAAAGAGAATGTGGAgatcaagaagaaaaaatggaaCCTAATGATGATTGGAGATGGAATGGATGCTACCATAATCTCTGGAAATCGAAGCTATATCGATGGTTGGACCACATTTCGATCTGCAACATTTG CTGTGAGTGGCAGAGGGTTCATAGCAAGAGACATAACGTTCGAAAACACGGCAGGGCCACAGAAGCACCAGGCAGTAGCCCTAAGATCGGATTCGGACCTATCGGTGTTCTACAGATGCGAAATAAGAGGCTACCAAGACACACTCTACGCACACACAATGCGCCAGTTCTACAGAGATTGCAAAATAAGCGGTACAGTTGACTTTATTTTTGGTGATGCAACTGTTGTGTTCCAAAACTGTCAGATCCTAGCCAAAAAAGGCCTACCGAATCAGAAGAACAGCGTCACAGCCCAAGGCCGGAAAGACCCCAATGAGCCGACCGGAATCTCAATCCAGTTCTGCAACATAACTGCAGATGCGGACTTGTTACCCTTTGTCAACTCCACTTTTACTTACCTTGGTAGGCCTTGGAAGCTGTATTCAAGAACTGTAATAATGCAGTCTTTCTTGAGCAATGCCGTAAGGCCCGAGGGGTGGCTTGAATGGAATGCGGATTTTGCTTTGAGCACATTGTCTTATGGTGAGTACATGAATTATGGGCCTGGAGCGGGCCTCGGAAGCCGGATCAAGTGGCCTGGCTACCGAGTCTTTAATGAGTCTACTCAAGTAATGAACTATACTGTGGCCCAATTTATTGAAGGCAACCTGTGGTTACCCCCTACTGGTGTCAAATATACTGCAGGATTTGGGGCTTGA